Proteins encoded within one genomic window of Pectobacterium araliae:
- a CDS encoding glucan biosynthesis protein G — MLSVSAVPAWAFSIDDVAQQAEKLAQKGFEAQKSNLPAQFRDMKFADYQQIRFNNDKSYWNNVQTPFKLQFYHQGMYFDTPVKINEVTATTVDEIKYSPEYFDFGSVNHDPEAVKNLGFAGFKVLYPINKADKNDEIVSMLGASYFRVVGKGQIYGLSARGLAIDTALPSGEEFPRFREFWIERPKPNDKHLVIYALLDSPRAAGAYRFTVYPGRDGVVDVQAKVFLRDKVDKLGIAPLTSMYLFGPNQPSPTLNYRPALNDSNGLSIHAGNGEWIWRPLNNPKHLSVSTYAVENPKGFGLLQRGRDFTAYEDLDDRYDLRPSGWVEPKGEWGKGKVELVEIPTADETNDNIVAFWTPDVLPETGKPLDIKYRLHFTRDEDQLHSPNVAYVQQTRRSAGDVKQSNLIRQPDGTIAYIVDFIGPNLKELDENAPVASQVSIGDNGEIVENNVRYNPVTHGWRLTLRLRVKDAKQPTEMRAALVNGETTLTETWSNQLPANE; from the coding sequence ATGCTGTCTGTAAGCGCAGTGCCTGCTTGGGCATTTTCTATTGATGATGTGGCACAGCAGGCTGAAAAGCTGGCACAAAAGGGTTTTGAAGCGCAGAAAAGTAATCTTCCTGCGCAATTCCGCGATATGAAATTTGCGGACTACCAGCAAATTCGTTTCAATAACGATAAATCATACTGGAATAATGTACAGACACCCTTCAAGTTACAGTTTTACCATCAGGGGATGTATTTTGATACTCCGGTGAAAATTAATGAAGTCACGGCGACAACGGTTGATGAGATTAAATACTCACCTGAGTATTTTGATTTTGGTTCCGTCAATCACGATCCTGAGGCTGTTAAAAACCTCGGCTTTGCCGGTTTTAAAGTTCTCTATCCGATCAATAAAGCAGATAAGAACGATGAAATCGTCAGCATGCTGGGTGCCAGCTATTTCCGTGTGGTAGGTAAAGGCCAGATTTATGGCTTATCCGCCCGTGGTCTGGCTATTGATACCGCATTGCCTTCTGGTGAAGAGTTCCCGCGTTTCCGTGAATTCTGGATTGAACGTCCAAAACCAAATGATAAACACTTGGTGATTTATGCGCTGCTGGATTCACCGCGTGCCGCAGGGGCTTACCGCTTTACCGTGTATCCAGGGCGTGACGGCGTCGTAGATGTTCAGGCTAAAGTCTTCCTGCGTGATAAAGTGGACAAGCTGGGAATTGCTCCGCTGACCAGTATGTATCTGTTTGGGCCGAACCAGCCGTCGCCGACGCTAAACTATCGCCCTGCGCTGAACGACTCCAACGGTTTGTCAATTCATGCCGGTAACGGTGAATGGATTTGGCGTCCGCTGAATAATCCGAAGCACCTGTCAGTGAGTACCTATGCAGTAGAGAACCCGAAAGGATTTGGACTGCTGCAACGTGGCCGCGATTTCACAGCCTATGAAGATCTTGATGACCGCTACGATTTACGTCCAAGCGGTTGGGTTGAGCCGAAAGGCGAGTGGGGCAAAGGGAAAGTTGAGCTGGTTGAAATCCCTACTGCGGATGAAACCAATGACAACATCGTTGCCTTCTGGACGCCGGATGTGTTGCCAGAAACGGGTAAACCGCTGGATATTAAATATCGTCTGCACTTTACGCGCGATGAAGATCAGCTGCATTCCCCGAACGTTGCCTACGTTCAGCAGACTCGCCGTTCTGCCGGTGATGTCAAACAATCTAACCTGATCCGCCAGCCTGACGGCACGATCGCTTATATTGTGGACTTCATTGGGCCGAATTTAAAAGAGCTGGATGAGAACGCTCCGGTAGCCTCTCAGGTCAGCATTGGCGATAACGGCGAAATTGTAGAAAATAATGTTCGCTATAACCCAGTAACTCATGGCTGGCGTCTGACGCTGCGTTTGCGTGTGAAAGATGCGAAACAGCCGACTGAAATGAGAGCTGCGTTGGTTAATGGCGAGACGACACTGACTGAAACCTGGAGCAATCAGCTGCCTGCTAATGAATAA
- a CDS encoding DUF2946 domain-containing protein: MLLSALRRRSFPAWVGIFAILTIFIAPVISQTLVPRDHGLYDDGTTAHHTTTHNSTTSHSRNVHDITEPASNSNDIAEQHHNHTGHAMSGHHATQSHHLHASPSMMMDHAACGYCVLFAYTPALFATGSPNPILTASLSETLAIHFISRIALPERYTSPVVRAPPL; encoded by the coding sequence ATGCTTTTGTCCGCACTACGACGGCGAAGTTTCCCAGCCTGGGTCGGCATCTTCGCTATTTTGACCATATTCATTGCGCCAGTGATTTCACAGACACTGGTGCCTCGTGATCATGGGCTTTATGACGATGGCACAACCGCACATCACACTACCACGCACAATAGTACGACCTCTCATAGTAGAAACGTACATGATATAACCGAGCCCGCCAGTAACAGCAACGATATCGCTGAGCAGCATCACAATCATACTGGACACGCGATGTCTGGGCATCACGCGACGCAATCACACCATTTGCACGCATCGCCATCTATGATGATGGATCATGCTGCTTGTGGTTATTGTGTCCTTTTTGCGTATACGCCAGCGCTGTTCGCAACAGGTTCTCCTAATCCCATATTGACAGCGTCTTTATCTGAAACGCTAGCCATACATTTTATTTCCCGGATTGCTCTTCCCGAGCGTTACACCTCTCCTGTGGTGCGTGCACCACCGCTCTGA